The Acidobacteriota bacterium genome has a segment encoding these proteins:
- a CDS encoding Hsp20/alpha crystallin family protein, whose protein sequence is MAIIRWDPYRDMGTLRDRMNRLFEDMSVSKGEEKDLMAHAWAPSVDIYETENEVVLSAEIPGVDAKDVEIKVEDNNLTLRGERKFEKETKEENYHRVERSYGSFYRSFALPSYVDQDKIEAEQENGVLKIHLPKRSELKPRKVKIVTPVQAQAEKPKK, encoded by the coding sequence ATGGCTATTATCAGATGGGATCCCTACAGGGATATGGGAACCCTCAGGGACAGGATGAACCGGCTTTTCGAGGACATGTCGGTGTCCAAGGGCGAGGAAAAGGACCTCATGGCCCACGCCTGGGCCCCTTCGGTCGACATTTATGAGACCGAGAACGAGGTCGTCCTCAGCGCCGAGATCCCCGGCGTCGACGCTAAAGACGTCGAGATCAAGGTCGAGGACAACAACCTGACCCTTCGCGGCGAGCGCAAGTTCGAGAAGGAGACCAAGGAAGAGAATTACCACCGTGTCGAGCGGTCCTACGGCTCGTTCTACCGCTCCTTCGCCCTGCCCAGCTATGTCGATCAGGACAAGATCGAGGCCGAGCAGGAGAACGGCGTCCTCAAGATCCACTTGCCGAAGCGGTCCGAGCTCAAGCCCCGCAAGGTCAAGATCGTGACGCCCGTCCAGGCGCAGGCCGAGAAACCCAAGAAGTAA
- a CDS encoding 23S rRNA (pseudouridine(1915)-N(3))-methyltransferase RlmH codes for MRLKLLWPGKTKNPELRGLQGFYEARIRSLATLEVIETRESRGLGEKHAEKIKDLEARSLERHLDGAYVICLDDRGREMSSAEFARFLRGRERESGTPLAFVVGGFLGLADRIVERADMRLSLSRLTFSHELARVVLLEQIYRALTIVGGRHYAK; via the coding sequence ATGCGCCTGAAACTTCTCTGGCCCGGCAAGACGAAGAATCCCGAGTTGCGGGGGTTGCAGGGCTTTTACGAGGCGCGCATCAGGTCCCTCGCGACGCTCGAGGTCATCGAGACGCGCGAGAGCAGGGGGCTGGGGGAAAAGCACGCCGAAAAGATCAAGGACCTTGAAGCGCGCAGCCTCGAACGCCATCTCGACGGCGCGTACGTGATCTGTCTCGACGATCGCGGCCGGGAGATGTCGTCGGCGGAATTCGCCCGCTTCCTCCGCGGCCGGGAGAGAGAGTCGGGAACGCCGCTGGCCTTCGTCGTCGGCGGCTTCCTCGGGCTCGCGGACCGCATCGTGGAGAGGGCGGACATGAGATTGTCACTGTCGCGGCTGACCTTCTCGCACGAACTGGCGCGCGTTGTTCTGCTCGAGCAGATCTACCGGGCCCTGACCATCGTCGGGGGCCGGCATTATGCCAAATGA
- the rsfS gene encoding ribosome silencing factor, which translates to MAEEKKKRFTKRSLPAPVRAAVEAALGRKAEGLCALDLRELSSFTDFFVIAHGNSSRQNAAIAEAVEQALKPSGYRPLGVEGRDAADWILVDYGSFVVHVFSRAARDRYGLEQLWGDAPRLEF; encoded by the coding sequence ATGGCCGAAGAAAAGAAAAAACGGTTCACCAAGAGGAGCCTGCCCGCGCCGGTGCGCGCCGCCGTCGAGGCCGCCCTGGGCCGGAAGGCCGAGGGCCTCTGCGCCCTCGACCTGCGCGAGCTCTCGTCGTTCACCGACTTCTTCGTCATCGCCCACGGGAACTCGTCCCGCCAGAACGCGGCCATCGCCGAGGCCGTCGAGCAGGCCCTCAAGCCGTCCGGCTACCGGCCCCTGGGCGTCGAAGGGCGCGATGCGGCCGACTGGATCCTCGTCGATTACGGTTCGTTCGTCGTCCACGTCTTTTCCCGGGCGGCGCGGGACCGCTACGGCCTCGAGCAGCTCTGGGGCGACGCGCCCCGCCTCGAATTCTAG
- the rsmI gene encoding 16S rRNA (cytidine(1402)-2'-O)-methyltransferase, producing MPGRLFVVGTPIGNLEDITLRALRVLGEVAAIACEDTRQTVKILNRYGIKKPLISYFQPREGRRIPEIIGLLEAGRDVALVSDAGTPGISDPGFPLIREALKKGLQVVPIPGPSAVTAALSAAGLPTHRFLFAGFPPPKAAGLRKLLEGLAREEATLVFYLPTRRLPEFLAAVIEVLGDRRVVVARELTKIHEEFLRGSAAELAAAAGPRPPRGEATVLVDGA from the coding sequence GTGCCCGGCCGCCTTTTCGTCGTCGGAACGCCCATCGGCAACCTCGAGGACATCACGCTGAGGGCCCTTCGCGTCCTCGGCGAGGTCGCGGCCATCGCCTGCGAAGACACCCGGCAGACGGTCAAGATACTGAACCGCTACGGCATCAAGAAGCCGCTGATCAGCTATTTCCAGCCGCGCGAGGGCCGGCGCATCCCGGAGATCATCGGGCTGCTCGAGGCCGGCCGCGACGTCGCGCTCGTCTCCGACGCCGGCACGCCGGGCATCTCCGATCCCGGCTTCCCGCTGATCCGCGAAGCCCTCAAAAAGGGGCTCCAGGTCGTGCCCATCCCGGGCCCTTCGGCCGTGACGGCGGCCCTGTCCGCGGCCGGACTGCCCACGCACCGCTTCCTTTTCGCCGGCTTTCCTCCCCCGAAGGCCGCCGGGCTGCGCAAGCTCCTCGAAGGGCTGGCGCGCGAAGAGGCCACGCTCGTCTTCTATCTCCCGACCCGGCGGCTGCCAGAATTCCTGGCGGCGGTCATCGAAGTCCTCGGGGACAGGCGGGTGGTCGTGGCCCGGGAGCTGACCAAGATCCATGAGGAGTTCCTGAGAGGCTCCGCCGCCGAGCTGGCCGCGGCGGCAGGCCCCCGGCCCCCCAGGGGCGAAGCCACGGTTCTGGTCGACGGCGCCTGA
- the nadD gene encoding nicotinate-nucleotide adenylyltransferase yields the protein METIGLFGGTFDPIHCGHLKAASEVRRRTRLGRILFIPSYLPPHKAAGGAASPADRLRMVEIAVRRRAGFEASPLEVEARGRSYSILTLRQVRRLNSGARLFFILGVDAFLDIGTWHEYEKVLQECFFLVMARPGFDLERARDVLGGRLRSGIGPLAGAGPLDGAAPPRCRVLLVPIPALDVSSTEVRERVRRGRPLDGFVPPAVAAYIREHKLYRGR from the coding sequence ATGGAGACGATCGGCCTCTTTGGGGGCACCTTCGATCCCATCCACTGCGGCCATCTGAAGGCCGCGTCGGAGGTCCGCCGGCGGACGCGGCTCGGCCGCATCCTCTTCATCCCGTCCTATCTGCCGCCGCACAAGGCGGCGGGCGGGGCGGCCTCGCCGGCCGACCGCCTGCGGATGGTCGAGATCGCCGTCCGGCGCCGGGCCGGATTCGAGGCTTCGCCGCTCGAGGTCGAGGCGCGCGGCCGGTCCTACTCCATCCTGACCCTGCGCCAGGTCCGCCGCCTCAACTCCGGGGCCCGGCTGTTCTTCATCCTCGGGGTCGACGCCTTCCTCGACATCGGGACGTGGCACGAGTACGAGAAGGTCCTCCAGGAGTGCTTTTTCCTGGTGATGGCCCGGCCCGGCTTCGATCTCGAGCGGGCCCGGGACGTCCTCGGCGGCCGCCTCCGCAGCGGGATTGGGCCCCTGGCCGGGGCGGGACCGCTGGACGGCGCCGCCCCGCCGCGCTGCCGGGTCCTGCTCGTCCCGATCCCGGCCCTCGACGTGTCGTCGACGGAGGTCCGGGAGCGGGTCCGCCGCGGCCGGCCCCTGGACGGGTTCGTGCCGCCGGCCGTCGCCGCCTACATCCGCGAACATAAACTCTACAGAGGTCGATAG
- the rpmA gene encoding 50S ribosomal protein L27 has translation MAHKKAGGAGKNGRDSAGKRLGVKRHGGQKVNAGSIIIRQRGTPIKPGLNVGRAKDDTLFATVTGTVQFSDKGRKGKIVTVVPA, from the coding sequence ATGGCCCATAAGAAAGCCGGCGGAGCCGGAAAGAACGGCCGCGACAGCGCGGGAAAGAGGCTCGGCGTCAAACGCCATGGCGGCCAGAAGGTCAACGCCGGGTCCATCATCATCCGTCAGCGGGGCACCCCCATCAAGCCCGGCCTCAACGTCGGCCGGGCCAAGGACGACACCCTTTTCGCCACGGTCACGGGAACGGTCCAGTTCTCCGACAAGGGCCGCAAGGGGAAGATCGTCACCGTCGTGCCCGCCTGA
- a CDS encoding NAD+ synthase, which produces MPPKINPSFVEKVLVRFIRDEFGRCGCGRGLVGLSGGLDSAVCAALAARALGPDNVLGLIMPYGRAFQGDVRDAAALARRLGIRSETIDITPQIDIYFAAHPGASRVRKGNKMARERMSILYDHSARDGGLVLGTSNKTELLLGYGTIYGDMACAINPMGDLYKTQVRELATHLRIPAAIRRKAPTAGLWPGQTDEGDIGLAYDEIDDILYALVEGRQARREIIAAGHSAAAVDRVLRRVRGSQFKRLLPPIAKLSTRSVGHDFLYPYDRGR; this is translated from the coding sequence GTGCCTCCGAAGATTAATCCGTCCTTCGTCGAAAAGGTCCTGGTCCGGTTCATCCGGGACGAGTTCGGCCGGTGCGGCTGCGGCCGGGGCCTCGTCGGCCTCTCCGGCGGGCTCGACTCCGCGGTCTGCGCCGCCCTGGCCGCCCGGGCCCTCGGCCCGGACAATGTCCTCGGCCTGATCATGCCCTACGGCCGGGCCTTCCAGGGGGATGTCCGCGACGCGGCCGCCCTGGCCCGCCGCCTCGGCATCCGGTCCGAGACGATCGATATCACCCCGCAGATCGACATCTACTTCGCCGCGCATCCGGGGGCGAGCCGGGTACGCAAGGGCAACAAGATGGCCCGCGAGCGCATGTCCATCCTCTACGACCACTCGGCCCGCGACGGCGGGCTCGTCCTGGGGACAAGCAACAAGACCGAGCTCCTCCTCGGCTACGGCACGATCTACGGCGACATGGCCTGCGCCATCAACCCCATGGGCGACCTCTACAAAACGCAGGTCCGGGAACTGGCCACCCACCTGCGCATCCCGGCCGCGATCCGGCGCAAGGCCCCGACGGCCGGCCTCTGGCCCGGCCAGACGGACGAGGGCGACATCGGCCTGGCCTACGACGAGATCGACGACATCCTCTATGCCCTCGTCGAGGGCCGCCAGGCCCGCCGGGAGATCATCGCGGCCGGGCACTCGGCGGCCGCCGTCGACCGCGTCCTGCGGCGGGTCCGGGGCTCTCAGTTCAAGCGGCTCCTGCCGCCGATCGCCAAGCTTTCGACGCGCTCAGTGGGCCACGATTTCCTCTATCCCTACGATCGGGGGAGATAG
- a CDS encoding ComF family protein — MTPSLRTRAAWLARLAELLFFPSFCRLCHEPLDRPGEKVVCAACLEKLGPRRGPVCPRCGRFLQDGPEDHLCARCLGQAPAFSRHRSCGAYGGTLKDVILLFKYRRCAPLSRPLARYAEVCLGSDGPLWLDAEALVPVPLHPARRRERGFNQARLLARDLAALRGIDVVAGALVKTRNVPAQAGLRAGDRERNVRGVYAVRRPDRVRGRTLVLIDDVTTTGATIRECARVLKEAGAKEVRAITLAQA; from the coding sequence GTGACCCCGTCGCTCCGGACCCGGGCGGCCTGGCTGGCCCGGCTGGCCGAGCTGCTGTTCTTCCCCTCATTCTGCCGTCTCTGCCATGAACCTCTCGATCGCCCCGGGGAAAAGGTCGTCTGCGCCGCCTGCCTGGAGAAGCTGGGTCCGCGCCGGGGCCCCGTTTGCCCCCGTTGCGGGCGGTTCCTCCAGGACGGACCGGAAGATCATCTCTGTGCCCGGTGCCTGGGGCAGGCGCCGGCCTTCTCGCGGCACCGGTCCTGCGGCGCCTACGGCGGGACCCTCAAGGACGTCATCCTCCTCTTCAAGTACAGGCGCTGCGCGCCGCTCAGCCGGCCGCTGGCCCGCTACGCCGAGGTCTGCCTCGGCTCGGACGGGCCGCTCTGGCTGGACGCCGAGGCCCTCGTCCCCGTGCCCCTTCACCCGGCCCGGCGGCGCGAGCGGGGCTTCAACCAGGCCCGCCTGCTGGCCCGCGACCTGGCCGCCCTCCGGGGCATCGACGTCGTCGCGGGGGCGCTCGTCAAGACCCGGAACGTCCCGGCCCAGGCCGGCCTAAGGGCCGGCGACCGCGAGAGGAACGTCCGCGGCGTCTACGCCGTCCGGCGGCCCGACCGGGTCAGGGGCCGAACGCTGGTGCTGATCGACGACGTCACCACGACCGGAGCGACCATCCGGGAATGCGCCAGAGTGCTGAAGGAGGCCGGGGCCAAGGAAGTCAGGGCCATTACCCTGGCCCAGGCATAA
- a CDS encoding nitrilase-related carbon-nitrogen hydrolase: MPMKIAIAQIAPKLGDVEANLDLHLDVLEKAKRQKAGLVVFPELSLTGYTLKDLVEEVALDPAADPRFRRLAARTKGISAVVGFVQESPSERGLFYNAAAFISGGRIVHVHRKVFLPTGGMFEEAKFFAQGRDFRAFDAPFGRAGLLVCRDFLQLGSSYAHYAAGAEVIICISAAPGRGVGGGDAFETGRMWELMGEAVSFFSTAYVVYANRAGSEDGVTFAGGSFVFAPGGRLVVRASSVDPDLVFCSVDPAAVARARRTWLFKRDEKPEAVWRSLERIVRASED; encoded by the coding sequence ATGCCCATGAAGATCGCCATCGCGCAGATCGCGCCCAAGCTCGGGGACGTCGAGGCCAACCTCGACCTCCACCTGGACGTCCTGGAGAAGGCGAAAAGGCAAAAGGCCGGGCTCGTCGTCTTCCCCGAGCTCAGCCTGACCGGCTACACCCTCAAGGACCTGGTCGAGGAGGTCGCCCTGGACCCGGCCGCCGACCCCCGCTTCCGCCGCCTCGCGGCCCGGACCAAGGGGATCTCGGCCGTCGTCGGCTTCGTCCAGGAGAGCCCGTCCGAGCGGGGGCTCTTTTACAATGCCGCGGCCTTCATCTCCGGCGGCCGGATCGTCCACGTCCATCGCAAGGTCTTCTTGCCGACCGGCGGCATGTTCGAGGAAGCCAAGTTCTTCGCTCAGGGGCGCGACTTCCGGGCCTTCGACGCGCCGTTCGGCCGGGCCGGGCTCCTGGTCTGCCGCGATTTCCTCCAGCTCGGCTCGAGCTACGCCCACTACGCCGCCGGGGCCGAGGTTATCATCTGCATCTCGGCCGCCCCGGGCCGCGGCGTCGGAGGCGGCGACGCCTTCGAGACCGGCCGGATGTGGGAGCTCATGGGCGAGGCCGTGTCCTTCTTCTCGACGGCCTACGTCGTCTACGCCAACCGGGCCGGCAGCGAGGACGGCGTCACGTTCGCCGGCGGCTCGTTCGTCTTCGCGCCCGGCGGCCGGCTCGTCGTCCGGGCCTCGTCCGTCGATCCCGACCTGGTCTTCTGTTCCGTCGATCCCGCCGCCGTGGCCAGGGCCCGCCGGACCTGGCTTTTCAAGCGGGACGAGAAGCCCGAAGCGGTCTGGCGATCGCTCGAAAGGATAGTCCGTGCCTCCGAAGATTAA
- a CDS encoding DnaJ domain-containing protein codes for MSHIAVELRDVFFEKKTGRLVYRRGDILKYFFFEKGAIAQVKTNQPDERLGEILFKLERIPKEAHAKLDQYIEPGKNIGEVLKTQGVISEEDLAEALGHQIRESVLNAFGFFDAELEFQPHESFGAAVPESQVSVPLLIEYGIRRMQAHPLLQAFLANRTPALGRKTYAYLLTIEEKEILEKINGADTAEVILKSLTMPPDQFWKSLYLFYCLGIVDFEGEASSRARLDVKERIKPPSQAHEDVPREIAEVLSLRDTLPAMTLYQILDVPKTATEEDIKKAYFQLARRFHPDRFDRGIAARFKSQIHEVFDGINNAYRVLSNKDSRRAYDAKSGPVAAQEDAQDVLRKADTKFRQGKTLHGQARYDEAVAYLEEAVRMRRDKADYYLLLAMCEARLPAYVRKAEQDFLKAIELEPWNPEAYVGLGLLYKAEGLQTKALKQLEKAVSVDPDHATAREALDDLAGRRSKGPKSIFKLDLFGSKKKKK; via the coding sequence ATGAGCCACATCGCCGTCGAACTGCGGGACGTCTTCTTCGAGAAGAAGACCGGGCGCCTGGTCTATCGGCGCGGCGACATCCTCAAGTATTTCTTCTTCGAGAAGGGCGCGATCGCCCAGGTCAAGACGAACCAGCCGGACGAGCGCCTGGGCGAGATCCTGTTCAAGCTCGAGCGCATCCCCAAGGAAGCCCACGCCAAGCTCGATCAGTACATCGAGCCCGGCAAGAACATCGGCGAGGTCCTCAAGACCCAGGGCGTGATCTCCGAAGAGGACCTGGCCGAGGCGCTGGGCCATCAGATCCGCGAAAGCGTCCTCAATGCCTTCGGCTTCTTCGACGCCGAGCTCGAATTCCAGCCCCACGAGAGCTTCGGCGCCGCGGTCCCCGAGTCGCAGGTCAGCGTGCCCCTGCTCATCGAGTACGGCATCCGCCGCATGCAGGCCCATCCGCTCCTGCAGGCCTTCCTGGCCAACCGGACGCCGGCGCTCGGCCGCAAGACCTACGCCTATCTGCTGACCATCGAGGAGAAGGAGATCCTGGAGAAGATCAACGGCGCCGACACCGCGGAGGTTATCCTCAAGTCGCTGACGATGCCGCCCGACCAGTTCTGGAAGAGCCTGTACCTGTTCTACTGCCTCGGCATCGTCGATTTCGAGGGCGAGGCCTCCTCCCGGGCCAGGCTGGACGTCAAGGAGCGCATCAAGCCGCCGAGCCAGGCCCACGAGGACGTCCCGCGGGAGATCGCCGAGGTCCTGAGCCTGCGCGATACCCTGCCGGCGATGACTCTCTACCAGATCCTGGACGTCCCCAAGACGGCCACGGAAGAGGACATCAAGAAGGCCTATTTCCAGCTGGCCCGCCGCTTCCATCCCGACCGTTTCGACCGCGGCATCGCGGCCCGGTTCAAGTCCCAGATCCACGAGGTCTTCGACGGCATCAACAACGCCTACCGGGTCCTGAGCAACAAGGACTCCCGGCGGGCCTACGACGCCAAGTCCGGCCCGGTCGCCGCCCAGGAGGACGCCCAGGACGTCCTGCGCAAGGCGGACACGAAGTTCCGCCAGGGCAAGACCCTTCACGGCCAGGCGCGCTACGACGAGGCCGTGGCCTATCTCGAGGAAGCCGTCCGGATGCGCCGGGACAAGGCCGATTATTACCTCCTGCTGGCCATGTGCGAAGCCCGGCTGCCGGCCTACGTCAGGAAGGCCGAGCAGGATTTCCTCAAAGCCATCGAGCTCGAGCCCTGGAACCCCGAGGCCTACGTCGGGCTGGGACTGCTCTACAAGGCCGAGGGATTGCAGACCAAGGCCCTCAAGCAGCTCGAGAAGGCCGTCTCAGTCGACCCCGACCATGCCACCGCCCGGGAGGCCCTCGACGACCTGGCCGGGCGCCGGTCCAAGGGGCCGAAGAGCATCTTCAAGCTTGACCTGTTCGGCTCGAAGAAGAAAAAGAAGTAG
- the obgE gene encoding GTPase ObgE: MFVDQVTVTLKAGRGGDGCVSFRREARVPKGGPDGGHGGDGGSIVLTADENISSLAYFRFHPIIKAKNGAPGEGGNRQGKRGSEVRLGVPVGTVIREADGGAVLADLDVHGRSCVVARGGRGGRGNASYATPTHQTPREWQPGRPGEEKELFLELKLIADVGLIGFPNAGKSTLISRISAARPVIADYPFTTLTPNLGVVDIGEYRSFIVADVPGLIEGANRGQGLGIRFLRHIERTKLLIHIVDVSPYSGRDPVEDFKVIMKELEAFSPAVAARPQILAANKVDLLGDDASRLARLRRLAARRKIPFFAVSALKEEGLKPLVEAAARKLAELEAAPGTGEPGAKGPEGRP; encoded by the coding sequence TTGTTCGTTGACCAGGTCACCGTCACGTTGAAGGCCGGCCGCGGCGGCGACGGCTGCGTCAGCTTCCGCCGCGAAGCCCGGGTGCCGAAAGGCGGCCCGGACGGCGGCCATGGCGGGGACGGGGGCAGCATCGTCCTGACCGCCGACGAGAACATCAGCTCGCTGGCCTATTTCCGTTTCCACCCCATCATCAAGGCCAAGAACGGCGCGCCCGGCGAGGGTGGCAACCGGCAGGGCAAGCGCGGCTCCGAGGTCCGCCTCGGCGTGCCCGTCGGCACCGTGATACGGGAGGCCGACGGCGGCGCGGTCCTCGCCGACCTGGACGTCCACGGCCGGTCCTGCGTCGTGGCCCGCGGCGGCCGGGGCGGGCGGGGCAACGCCTCGTACGCGACGCCGACGCACCAGACGCCGCGCGAGTGGCAGCCCGGCCGGCCCGGCGAGGAGAAGGAGCTCTTCCTCGAGCTCAAGCTCATCGCCGATGTCGGCCTGATCGGCTTCCCCAACGCCGGGAAATCTACGCTCATCTCCCGCATCTCCGCGGCCAGGCCGGTCATCGCCGACTACCCGTTCACGACCCTGACGCCCAATCTCGGCGTCGTCGATATCGGCGAGTACCGCTCGTTCATCGTCGCCGACGTCCCCGGGCTGATCGAGGGGGCCAACCGGGGCCAGGGCCTGGGCATACGCTTCCTGCGCCACATCGAGCGGACCAAGCTGCTCATCCATATCGTCGACGTCTCGCCCTATTCGGGGCGGGACCCGGTCGAGGACTTCAAGGTCATCATGAAGGAGCTCGAGGCCTTCTCGCCAGCGGTCGCGGCCCGGCCCCAGATCCTGGCCGCCAACAAGGTCGATCTGCTCGGGGACGACGCGTCGCGCCTGGCCCGGCTGCGGCGCCTGGCCGCCCGCCGGAAGATCCCGTTCTTCGCCGTCTCGGCGCTCAAGGAGGAGGGCCTGAAGCCCCTGGTCGAGGCCGCGGCCCGGAAGCTGGCGGAGCTCGAGGCGGCGCCCGGGACCGGGGAGCCCGGGGCCAAGGGACCGGAGGGACGGCCCTGA
- the rplU gene encoding 50S ribosomal protein L21, protein MHAVILTGGKQYRVKEGDVLAVEKLDLEPGRKAQFERVLLIEDGGTVQVGTPVLDNAMVLGLVLENFKDEKVLVFKKKRRKQFRRTRGHRQQLTKVRITRIAADRSVVTAADLAEEKIIPVEKPAPAPKPKADAQKPAAAAEKPAKAAAKAKPAKKEAAKPKAEKKAAPAKPKKASKE, encoded by the coding sequence ATGCACGCTGTGATCCTGACGGGCGGCAAGCAATACCGCGTCAAGGAAGGGGACGTCCTGGCCGTCGAGAAGCTCGATCTCGAGCCGGGGCGGAAGGCCCAATTCGAGCGCGTCCTCCTCATCGAGGACGGCGGCACGGTCCAGGTCGGGACCCCGGTTCTCGACAACGCCATGGTCCTTGGCCTGGTCCTCGAGAATTTCAAGGACGAGAAGGTCCTGGTCTTCAAGAAGAAGAGAAGGAAACAGTTCCGCCGGACCCGCGGCCACCGGCAGCAGCTGACCAAGGTCCGCATCACCCGGATCGCGGCGGACCGGTCCGTCGTCACGGCCGCGGACCTGGCCGAAGAGAAGATCATCCCGGTCGAAAAGCCCGCCCCGGCGCCCAAGCCGAAGGCGGACGCGCAGAAGCCGGCCGCGGCGGCCGAGAAGCCCGCCAAGGCGGCGGCCAAGGCCAAGCCGGCCAAGAAGGAAGCGGCCAAGCCGAAAGCCGAAAAGAAGGCGGCCCCGGCCAAGCCCAAGAAAGCCAGCAAGGAGTAA
- a CDS encoding TraR/DksA family transcriptional regulator has protein sequence MPRKLNKKEKDEFRAKLRARKESITRKLTDTISESKEMESNVAQDLVDKAETSYTKEFLLSLSDGDREQLLLIDEALKRLDHGDFGICQVCGKDIGMKRLEAIPWTPYCIDDQEKAEKEREMP, from the coding sequence ATGCCTCGTAAGCTGAACAAGAAAGAGAAAGACGAGTTCCGGGCCAAGCTCCGCGCGAGGAAGGAGAGCATCACCCGAAAGCTCACCGATACCATCAGCGAGAGCAAGGAGATGGAGTCCAATGTCGCCCAGGACTTGGTCGACAAGGCGGAAACCTCTTATACCAAGGAATTCCTGCTGAGCCTGTCGGACGGCGACCGGGAGCAGCTCCTGCTCATCGACGAGGCCCTCAAGCGGCTCGATCACGGCGATTTCGGGATCTGCCAGGTCTGCGGCAAGGACATCGGCATGAAGAGGCTCGAAGCCATCCCCTGGACGCCCTACTGCATCGACGACCAGGAAAAGGCCGAAAAAGAACGCGAAATGCCGTGA